The Spodoptera frugiperda isolate SF20-4 chromosome 8, AGI-APGP_CSIRO_Sfru_2.0, whole genome shotgun sequence DNA segment TTATAAATCTAAGTACACAAAGAAAGCGCTAAATTTACTTAGAAATTGTTAAAAAACGACTACAAATATGAATGGATGATAGCTAATCGTGTCCTAGGACATCTATAATTCTATGTTTATCTATTATAGTACTATAATATCTACGCATTGCAGAACTATGCACTTACAGAGAAACATCCTTGTTACAGTCGAGAGTTAAAGAGTATCCCTCCTCTTAAAAATGTGCCATATTccagatatgtttttataaaacgaaTACTTCTTAGTGTGCCTTAGGAAACGGAGAAAACAGTATCGTTAAAACATTATGTAACCTTTTTTCTAAAGTTCCTTTTGTAAGAGCAtagtttgcaattttttttaaggtgaaTGTTTTCCTTTTTACGCGATATTCTGTGACTTGGCGTATtgggataaaaaaatattggattgaattgaaataactttttgaattttagtattttttttacagcaTGAAAGAGCTCATTGTTGGTCGATTTCAACGAATACAATGATATAGACTTATGTCAGAAATCATGGATtggatttttattgttactttggCTACTTATTCTATGAACCAAACGCAAAGGTTATGTACCTACAgatgtactaaaaataaaagggaATAATTCATAATAGAGCTGAAAGACTAGCCTTTCAAGAGAATAGCCCTTCGGGAGACTATGCATATCTATGTTTCACATGGACAAGCTTTACTATCATAGGAACCTACAGTTCAAGATCAGTTTAGGTTGACGATGTTTGAACATACAAATGAACGCGCGCAGTTCGTAACTCACTCTCAAGAAGTGTGATCAACAGATGTCGACACCTCATTACGTAAAAGATACGAAATCGACCAACAAAAGCCAAAACCACCCagaaatttcaacaaaaacataGATAATACGCCGAACCACATCACAATCAACTGATCAAGTAACCTCTTTCATCAGGTATTTGAAGATGTTAGCTATCACATTGTACTTGGCGGCATCCATGCCATACTGCAGTATATTGTTGGCGCAGTACGAAGACATCGGTGCAACACAAGTGTTGTATACCAGTAGTGCATACATCCATTTCTGTGTAGAATTGTTCGCTACAGGCCGTAAAGGTCTAGTCCTTCTTGGCACCGGTTCTATTCTCAACGAAGGCCCGGGTAAGTTTGATTCGGTTGAGGTATTTAGTTCTTCTGATGTTTGGAATCTATGGAGGTAGTATCGTTAGATTTGGAGTGGGGTTTGGTTAAGGTGGAATGTGTTTAAACTCACCGCTTGTCGAAGTATGATGGTGGTGTTGTGTCTAGAGATAGCTCCGTGCTTGATGGCTGTGGAAGATGAAACATGGAGATTAGTTTTTGACTAAAATTATGTTTCTATTACACAGTGTGTCTCGTTGCTGGAGCGATTGTAACCCCAATTACTGAGTAAGCTGGCTTAGAACTTTTGGAATAGTGCATAGAGCGTTTTCAGTAATAGTTGGTTGAGGTTTTAAAAGAGTTACGAATGGAGATTCTTGCTCGTTATTCTCCATTTGAAGTTACATTTGGAACAAGCGTCTAGCTTtggtgacagacagacatttcaaaagtacctatttatagttttatttatttgtcataaatcatttgactttgacttttttgaAGTGATAGATTTTGTCATTTACTCAATGTGAATGTTATGTTTAATATGTGCTACTAGCATGCTACCAAAATCAGCTGTTCGGCAGAGATAGCCAATTAGGGCTATCAATATCGGAAATAACAGCATCTCAAGACACATCAGTGCGAAGCTTCTAACTcaaaaaaataccataatacAAACTCACATTATTCTCCTTATCCTCGCTATCGGACGAGACCCTCCTGTTCTTGCAGAGCTCGGGCTGGCACCTACAAGTGGTTCCACATCCCTTGTCAGACTTGACGCAGCCGCAGATCTTGGTGGAGCAGGACCCGCGGCAGGTGCAGTGCGCGGCGCCGTCGCTGCCTCGCTTCACGGCGCGCGTCGGCTCCGTGCCCACTGACACGTCCGCTTGCGTGAAGTTCATCGTTAGACGGGAACGTTGGGCCTGGGGGACAATTTGTTGGTTATTTTTATGGCGTTATTGGTGTTTTTGATAATGTAGGGAATTAAAGATATTATGTTGATAGAGACAAAGCAGCCTTTTAAACGGTTAGCAGCTAGACTAGGCTTTCTTTAGTTCTGTTAGCAATTAGACATAAGTGTTTGTCGTAAATTTCTCAAAGAGTACTGCTGCCCAGTTATAAGTGTGTAATGACTCAGTCAGCTCTTACAACAGAGATGTGTCCTTGTGATTTATGCTATTTTGATTGTCACTATACTACAAACGACTCACACACGTAGCCATTGGCGTAGGCTGAACAGTAACCTAAATGAAGTGTaacattaagtctttgactgccaatagaaaactgttgaaggcaaatcctgcgctaacgtcggtcaccagaGACCACCACAGCGTCCAAAGTGTTAAGAGTATGTTTCCTATTCCCTATCACAATCCTTACCTGTATACGTTTGAACAACGGCGTGGCTCTCCAGTCAGGATCCTTGTTCCTGTCCTCAAACTCGTCATCCTCCTCATCAGTAGGTTCCACGTACTCCACCTTCTTGACAGGTTCCACTTCTTCCTTCTCCTTCTTTGGACGCTTCTTGGCCTTCTTACCAGCCGACCGAAGCTGTTCTAGCTCGTCTACCAACTTTTTCTGGGGGTAAAAgagatatttttgatatttaaaagaGGTAAAActattgtatattgtatgtatgtataaataaagtgCCTAAATGTTTAACTAAAATTGTTATTATCATTCAGTCCTTTCTATCATCTCAAAAACCTAAATTCAACTTTATATTTGAAAACACAAGGTTCAGAATCGAATGAACCCAATCACTACCGATCTAACTACGACATAAAACGCGCAATGTATCTAAAGTGGTCTTTATTCCGTAGGAATAAGGTGTACAATTATGTGGGCCATACATTTTCCTCCTCGACTTGCTCCAGCCTCTCCTGTTGGTATTGGATGACGTTTTGCAGATGTTTGCAGGCCTCGCTCTTGTCGCCTTTGCCTACTACGCCGCGCTGAAGTGCCACGAGGGCTGATAACTGGAACGAGAAAAAAAGATCTAATAGTTGCATAgctattattttagtaactcTATAATGCcatatattttatcttgttAGCACTGTCTAGGAAAGTGttaaaatacaatgaaaagGCTTGTAGACCTTTATAAAAATGAACAAGGCCTCCTTGGTCGAGTCGCAagcgcaaatgcgactgccagCCAAATCCTAGGTAAGATTTCTGATATTATTGGGCATTTTTGATAAAAAGACAGAATCTGGAATTGACAATCTATAGCTATATCACTCGTATATGCAAGAGAAAATATTATCTGAAAATTGTgtgatattataatagtttttttttggtggGGAGAAAACCATTGATtgtaatgtcttctcccgcgtTGGGTGAGgtagacttttactaactaaaaaccaccccattccttctcttgctttgagccggagtcccggtaacctgttacctgcagctccggatcgggcaatCAGCCCTATCTTGGATACCCCATGGACTACAAAATgcgtattttatattgaaacaataaaacatgaacATTGTAGCATGCACAAGCGCGACTGCCTACAAACCtaagacaaaattttcgatattataaatctttaaatgtatgtaattctGTTCTgtaattctaaataataataaaaatcttatggCACCAACCTTTTGCTCACTCTGCAGCTTAACAACGGACAACTGCCTCTCAAACTCCGCCTTACTATTCTCGAAATCCATGGCGAGTCTATCGTGAGCTTCCTTGATCTCCTCGTATCTGGCTTGGTATCCTTTCTCACTCTGATTAGTGAACTCCCTCTTAGCGTCCACTAACAACTCGAACAGACATTTTAAAGCGACCTTTGCTTCTAACATGGATTGGATGTTGTCCCATTGGGTGCGGGATTTGTTTTCTGTGGGGGGTAAAgtagataatttaatattattattagaacttattacgggatatttaccacggtgttagtgaccatgtcagtttaaaaacttatatagatTATTTAATGATGGTTGttattaatgtataatattgGGTCGGGTTCTGTAGACTACGATAGGCTCAATAAGTTATTTAGAGCCATTTATAATCAAGGGCAGcatgcattaaaataatactattcaTGATTATAGGCGATTTGTCTAGATGCAAACTTGTCAATTAATCTTGTCAAACAGGATTTTGTACGAGTTTCcttcacgtttaaagtaatcgaataatattgaaatcagagcgccgaatgcactGTCGTTTAaattacgttaaacgtaaagcaaactcatacttaggGTACAGATACAAAAGCAATTAGAAGGATAGTTGATACAAAAACATCACTGTATATTAATAGGCTGGTATTCTCTACTAGTCCAAAATGGGATCCAGTAAATGTATACCACGCTAATAAGTACCTTAACAATCACAGCAGCAAATTGGAAATAACTTTACCTTGGTCAGCGGTCAGAATCTTTTGCTGCAGATCAGATATCTGCGCCTTACGCAGCGCCAGGTCATCTTCTAGTTCAGCAATCTTCTTCCTATTCGCTTCCTCGTCTGTGCTGTTACGTAGGTTTTCTATTTGCTCTGTTATCCAGGCCCTGTAAATGTGaatgtgtatttaataaatgGATTTACTtcattgttttttctttctttcttgaaGACTATGCGATCGAAGTATCTTAGTATGTATATGGACTTTAAATCGCCTGTTTTATAGTACTGAGCAATATGtagattttgttaaaatttgcAGTTGcctttatttctgtttttgtaGCTATAAATGATTCTGTAGTTATGTCTTAACATGATAATAGACATCAAATAGACGTTTTATATGTTGCGTTTTAACTTTTTGCGTTCGGCTACATATAAAATCCTAGTTTACTTTTAAGGCttccaaaataatttcaaacacaAATCTACGATCACGACAAATtggtttcgagtctgggtgtcatgtgtatgtgaactatgttttgtaaacgcacctacaatacaggagaaaatcctagtgctggcggcaacatatttaaaaaaagaaacaccacataaaatgataaatgaacTCTCACATGTGTGACAacatatgttttaatttattgcgtattattattgtaaaactgACCTGTACTCcatcagttcctctagcgaCTTCTCAGCCTCCACAATACTGAGATGTACCTCGAGTTCTTGTTCAATGTACTGCTGTACCGCGCCCGCCTTCACGCTGCCTTTAGCATTGCGCTTCATCTGCGAGAACTTCTGCCGTTCTAGGGCTTCCTGTAGACAGAAACATGATTTTAGTAGTTTGAATGTTGAAATTAGTAGATTGGCCATAGTTTGAGCTAGTTGGATGTGGTTAACGAGCCGGTAGATTAGATTagagataagccggtaaacgagccgacggaccTAAGGACCCCCGAAACCATTACCGGAGTGGCATACGGAGGGTCCGTATGCGACCATATGGCATGCCTTACAGAAATCTCTCGTATCTAGCATGCGGGCGCTAACGACCAATGAAAACGGTCCCCCGGATGCGGGCTCAATGGCATGCGTTTACAAAATCTCCCGCAACCCGCATGCGGACGCTAACAACTAATGAATTggaaaaaaaatggttttattgtcccgttagttttgacgtacaatagataaataatgtatctgagaaattgtaaaatgaacatttttttaaaagagtaacgatggagtttcttgctcgtttttctccattcgaagctacactttggaatgagcacccagcttcactgacagacagactgacggacaattcaatttgacgtttcaaaagtgccttatttaggattaattgaaataaatgctttgactttgactttgaaaatgcGCCCTTAATTCTAAAGTTGTATAAAAGTAGTACAGCTTACCTTAAGCCTCTTATTAACAGCAACAGCTTCCTCCATTTTCCGTTTGAGCACATTCTGTTGCTTGGCATGTAGGTTCTCCATCTTGGCCATGGCAGTAGCACGCTTGCGATCCTCGTTGCGCAGGCGCAACATGGCGCGCTCGTTGTCCGCCTTCCATTTACGGAACTTCTCGCTTTCTTCGcgcatttgttttattattttcacctAGAAATGTAAAAtagattggttggttaattatgttttacggtTCACTGACGCAACTGGTAATTCGACTTTCAAACCACTTTAGGATCTCATGGTCAAACTATACGGCAAAGGATGCGTAAACCACTGATATAGGTAATATTCTTGCAATATGTCACTCTTTCAGTCTACTCAAACTGACAACCTGTGTTTTCTTAATAGTTTCAAGAATTGAGCGAATAagttgcttataggcagacaTGGCCAGTTGTTGACCAAGTCATTGTTTAATTAGATGAAatagtaacataaaaaaatatataatttctatACAATACCTTAGTAGCCTTCATGGCCTGTAACTCAGCATTGAGTGCAGCTATCTTAGCCTCGTTCTTCTCCTTAGTCTTAATGATATGAGCCTGTTGCTGACAAGTCTTCTTCAGCTCGGAGATCTGTTGTTCTAGGGTCGAGACTTTGGTGCGACGCTCCTCGTGAGATGGGTCTTTGCTCTGTAATGGTGTAATCAATAGTTAGTTAAAGAGATAAGAACGTTTAAGATAGGGTCAATAGAGTCGAATTTTGAATGTGAGGTTTGTGGAAGATGTTTGGAAAGACTAGGCTGTAATTAAGGTAAACTTTGAACAAGTTTCTAATAAAGGTAAACTTTTATTGAGCATAGAacgtcatccaatgactgcttCCGCATTGGGTGAGTGTCaaccttactgactaaaaccgcCCTATTCCTACTCATACTtatcgagccgaagccccagtaacGCGCTAGGTGATCGCTCTGTGgcggtctgatgactctttgagacgcgcgcggAAGGCGACGCGCCGTACACACTGGTGTGTTTTAAGGATAGCACTTAACCTGGGGTGAAAAATGTTAACCCCATACAAAATCTCTAGTCAAAAGCTAATACCCTTACCTTAGTCTGCTTCAACTGCTGCAACAGCTCATCTCTTTCCTTCTCTAGATGAGCAATCTTCTCCTCATTCTCTCGCAGGTTCTTGTGGTTCTCCAGCATATCCTTGTTGTTAGCAAGTATGGCTTGAACTACGGACGCCTTGATTGCCATCGCACGGTTGAGCTCTTGAAGTTCTTGGTTCAGTGCCACCTAGGAGGAAAAGCAATGTTGAAATAGGAAAATGTAACAAGTCAATTTAATTAAGGTATTTTAAAACTCTTCGAGTCGCCACTCTTGAAGTGCGCGGGAATTGAACCGTGACACTTAACAAAGCAGACTATAGACCATACAACTTGAAATATGTGTATCTAATTCAGAAAACTTAGACTGGCCATCTACTAAGATAAAGCATAAACGATTTTGAACACATTTTGTGTAATTTACAGtagtaaaccaataaataagTTGATGGAAAATTGCCAAAAAACTAAAAccaacagaaataaatattccaCCATACCTGTCCCATAGCTCTCTTTTCTTCCTCCAGCACAGCTTGATCCTCATTCATCGGCATATCATCATCCGCCTTCTCATGGTCACCATCATTGACAAACGACAGCTTAATCTCATGATCGATCAACTCTTCATTAGTCTTCAAGTTAACAGACTGTAGATCTTCCAAACGGCACTTAATTTCTTTCAAATAGTCCACAACCGTTGTCTTCTGGTGTTCATCATCCTTGTCTGTGGTATTCAAGTTCTCTATGGTCTGGTTGCATTGCTCTGTGAGCTCGTTTAGCTTCCGCTCTATCTTGTCTTTGGCTGCT contains these protein-coding regions:
- the LOC118275804 gene encoding chromosome-associated kinesin KIF4, yielding MVEGDSKGTIDTVQVALRIRPLMQLETDRGCEECIDVVAGQPQVQIKDLAFTYNYVFPQHITQQEFYDTAVKGLIGKLFQGYNVTILAYGQTGSGKTYTMGTNYSGSDGDSTKLGVIPQAVADIFDFIETHEDKFIFKVNVSFMELYQEQCYDLLSGKERGHSIIEIREDINKGVILPGITELPVTSTMETMMVLERGSSGRVTGSTAMNQASSRSHAVFTIVICKESRSDKNLATTSKFHLVDLAGSERIKKTKASGERLREGVKINQGLLALGNVISALGDGTNRSFISYRDSKLTRLLQDSLGGNSLTLMVACVSPADYNLDETVSTLRYADRARRIRNKPIINQDAKAAEIVRLNNLVNELRLQLLGKMPTISEQNNEQLQEELDRERARYQELLKKHKQVTEHLSNMLIENTNLCEKALLAEAAKDKIERKLNELTEQCNQTIENLNTTDKDDEHQKTTVVDYLKEIKCRLEDLQSVNLKTNEELIDHEIKLSFVNDGDHEKADDDMPMNEDQAVLEEEKRAMGQVALNQELQELNRAMAIKASVVQAILANNKDMLENHKNLRENEEKIAHLEKERDELLQQLKQTKSKDPSHEERRTKVSTLEQQISELKKTCQQQAHIIKTKEKNEAKIAALNAELQAMKATKVKIIKQMREESEKFRKWKADNERAMLRLRNEDRKRATAMAKMENLHAKQQNVLKRKMEEAVAVNKRLKEALERQKFSQMKRNAKGSVKAGAVQQYIEQELEVHLSIVEAEKSLEELMEYRAWITEQIENLRNSTDEEANRKKIAELEDDLALRKAQISDLQQKILTADQENKSRTQWDNIQSMLEAKVALKCLFELLVDAKREFTNQSEKGYQARYEEIKEAHDRLAMDFENSKAEFERQLSVVKLQSEQKLSALVALQRGVVGKGDKSEACKHLQNVIQYQQERLEQVEEENKKLVDELEQLRSAGKKAKKRPKKEKEEVEPVKKVEYVEPTDEEDDEFEDRNKDPDWRATPLFKRIQAQRSRLTMNFTQADVSVGTEPTRAVKRGSDGAAHCTCRGSCSTKICGCVKSDKGCGTTCRCQPELCKNRRVSSDSEDKENNPSSTELSLDTTPPSYFDKRGHLDATFVKKKKSYFFPHDQANGGENAIKTD